The Collimonas fungivorans Ter331 genome has a segment encoding these proteins:
- a CDS encoding efflux RND transporter periplasmic adaptor subunit: MTVEPTDKSPLPTAFGHSGRRWLTAILALLIAAGAGFLVLKAFGQRPPPAPKPAPVRLQTETVRRGDIEQAVFASGKLQLHKYSDVVAQASGQIKDVLVSVGDEVKAGKIVVEITPTLPSARLESNRAQLARLQAELADQRAQLDFAELQYKRQTQLKAENATREESFESSRMSMYSAAARVEAINAQIRQTESTMKDDEETRSHTQVAAPISGTVVSVAARPGQVIGAGQTVAPLLRIADLGRLTVQARVAEIDVPLLRKGMTAYFTTPGYPGKHWAGKLRQVVPVPADSSGEQGKQTFYNVLFEVDNPQQELMSGMSAQVRFVLAQARDAVLLPAALLGKPDTDGNYLVNVAGAGQQVSPRKIKIGIRNEQTAQVLSGLEPGEQVVTGAAAAAAAPAAVKSAASAAASAPKAR; this comes from the coding sequence ATGACTGTTGAACCGACCGATAAATCCCCTTTGCCAACCGCGTTCGGCCATTCCGGCCGGCGCTGGCTGACTGCAATCCTGGCGCTCCTGATTGCAGCAGGGGCGGGCTTTCTGGTCTTGAAGGCGTTCGGCCAGCGGCCGCCGCCGGCGCCCAAGCCGGCGCCGGTGCGGTTGCAGACGGAAACGGTGCGGCGCGGCGATATCGAGCAGGCGGTGTTCGCCAGCGGCAAACTGCAATTGCATAAATACAGCGACGTCGTGGCCCAGGCGTCGGGCCAGATCAAGGATGTGCTGGTATCGGTGGGCGATGAAGTCAAGGCTGGCAAGATAGTGGTCGAGATCACGCCGACCCTGCCCTCGGCGCGGCTGGAAAGCAACCGCGCCCAGCTGGCGCGGTTGCAGGCGGAACTGGCGGACCAGCGCGCCCAGCTTGATTTTGCCGAGCTGCAGTACAAGCGCCAGACCCAGCTGAAGGCGGAAAACGCCACGCGCGAGGAATCGTTCGAATCGAGCCGCATGAGCATGTATTCGGCAGCGGCCCGGGTGGAAGCGATCAATGCCCAGATCCGCCAGACCGAAAGCACCATGAAGGACGACGAAGAAACACGCAGCCATACCCAGGTAGCGGCGCCGATCAGCGGCACCGTGGTGTCGGTGGCGGCGCGTCCGGGCCAGGTGATCGGCGCCGGCCAGACCGTGGCGCCGCTGCTGCGGATCGCCGACCTGGGCCGGCTGACGGTGCAAGCCCGGGTGGCGGAAATCGATGTGCCGCTGCTGCGCAAGGGAATGACAGCCTATTTCACTACGCCGGGTTATCCGGGCAAGCACTGGGCCGGCAAGTTGCGGCAAGTGGTGCCGGTGCCGGCCGACAGTTCGGGCGAACAAGGCAAGCAGACTTTCTACAACGTCCTGTTTGAAGTCGACAACCCGCAGCAGGAACTGATGAGCGGCATGAGCGCGCAGGTGCGCTTTGTGCTGGCGCAGGCGCGCGATGCGGTGTTGCTGCCGGCAGCGCTGCTGGGCAAGCCGGACACCGACGGCAATTATCTGGTGAACGTGGCCGGCGCCGGCCAGCAAGTCAGTCCGCGCAAGATAAAAATCGGCATCCGCAACGAGCAGACGGCGCAGGTGCTGTCGGGCCTGGAGCCGGGCGAACAGGTGGTGACCGGTGCGGCGGCAGCTGCTGCGGCGCCGGCTGCGGTCAAGAGCGCTGCATCGGCGGCAGCATCCGCGCCCAAGGCACGCTGA
- a CDS encoding efflux transporter outer membrane subunit has translation MNHSFSRRWSSMAACASALLLSACASQIDIREPTPSVEIPQSWDLSANTGEQDWPDSGWWKRFGSDELSQLVAQGQASNLEIAAAISRVRQAEAQARIAGAPLLPNADFSTNVNRAVPLASSGSAVTSTSGLVEIGYEVDFWGKNRAGLAAAEASLQANRYDRETVALTVTSGIVSTYLQVLSLRDRIEIAQQNVDNAERVLKLVAAQSRAGSASPLDLARQRSAVAGQKAVIPDLKQQEREAQTALAILLGRPPQTFTVNEAGLAKILLPQVTPGLPSELLSRRPDIRHAEAELAAANANVANARAALFPSIRLTGSAGGQSNALLSLFNGPNMLANFGAGLVAPIFDAGRLNSQRDLAIAQKQELVQIYRSTVIAALSEVDTALGQIRSLDEQRKLKVTEMEQARFAFELSEIRYRVGAEDLMTVLDTQRSLSEVQNELGQIKLKRLKATVSLYKALGGGWQDVHGSPAAAEPVTQGS, from the coding sequence ATGAATCATTCATTCTCTCGTCGCTGGTCATCCATGGCAGCATGCGCCAGCGCGCTACTGCTGTCGGCTTGCGCCAGCCAGATCGATATCCGGGAGCCGACGCCCAGTGTCGAGATCCCGCAAAGCTGGGATCTGTCCGCCAATACCGGTGAGCAGGACTGGCCCGACAGCGGCTGGTGGAAACGTTTCGGCAGCGACGAATTGAGCCAGCTGGTGGCGCAAGGGCAGGCCAGCAACCTGGAAATTGCCGCCGCCATCTCGCGCGTACGGCAGGCCGAAGCGCAGGCGCGGATTGCCGGCGCGCCTTTGCTGCCGAATGCGGATTTTTCGACCAACGTCAACCGTGCGGTGCCGCTTGCCTCCAGCGGCAGCGCCGTGACCTCTACCAGCGGCCTGGTCGAGATCGGTTATGAAGTCGATTTCTGGGGCAAGAACCGGGCCGGGCTGGCGGCTGCGGAAGCGTCCTTGCAAGCCAACCGTTATGACAGGGAAACGGTGGCGCTGACCGTCACCAGCGGCATCGTCTCGACCTACCTGCAAGTATTGTCGCTGCGCGACCGCATCGAAATCGCCCAGCAAAACGTCGACAATGCGGAACGCGTGCTGAAGCTGGTGGCGGCGCAAAGCCGCGCCGGTTCTGCTTCGCCGCTGGACCTGGCGCGGCAGCGTTCGGCGGTGGCTGGGCAAAAAGCCGTGATTCCCGACCTCAAGCAGCAAGAGCGCGAGGCGCAGACCGCGCTGGCAATCCTGCTGGGGCGGCCGCCGCAGACCTTTACCGTCAACGAGGCGGGACTCGCCAAGATTCTGCTGCCGCAGGTGACGCCTGGTTTGCCGTCGGAACTGCTGTCGCGCCGTCCCGATATCCGCCACGCCGAGGCTGAGCTGGCGGCCGCCAACGCCAACGTCGCCAACGCCCGCGCCGCGCTGTTTCCCAGCATTCGCCTGACCGGTTCGGCCGGGGGGCAGAGCAATGCATTGCTGTCGCTGTTCAACGGCCCCAACATGCTGGCCAACTTCGGCGCCGGACTGGTGGCGCCGATATTCGACGCCGGCCGCCTGAACAGCCAGCGCGACCTGGCGATTGCGCAGAAGCAGGAGCTGGTGCAGATCTATCGCTCAACCGTGATTGCCGCGCTGTCCGAAGTCGACACGGCGCTGGGGCAAATCCGCAGCCTGGACGAGCAGCGCAAGCTGAAAGTCACGGAAATGGAGCAGGCGCGCTTTGCTTTCGAATTGTCGGAAATCCGTTATCGGGTCGGCGCCGAAGATTTGATGACGGTGCTCGATACCCAGCGTTCGCTGTCGGAAGTGCAGAACGAACTGGGCCAGATCAAGCTGAAGCGCCTGAAAGCTACGGTATCGCTGTATAAGGCCCTGGGCGGTGGCTGGCAGGACGTGCATGGCAGCCCTGCCGCCGCTGAGCCTGTAACGCAGGGCAGCTAG
- a CDS encoding thymidylate synthase — protein sequence MRQYLDLMRHVQQHGAVKTDRTGTGTRSVFGYQMRFNLQDGFPLLTTKKLHLRSIIHELIWFLNGSTNIQYLKDNDVKIWDEWADSDGNLGPIYGYQWRSWPAPGGQHIDQIKQVVEQIKSNPDSRRLIVSAWNVADIPQMKLPPCHAFFQFYVADGKLSCQLYQRSADIFLGVPFNIASYALLTHMMAQQCGLEVGDFIWTGGDCHLYSNHAEQVELQLSRTPGPLPRLEIKRHPASIFDYRFEDFEIVDYHPQAHIKAPVAV from the coding sequence ATGCGCCAATACCTAGATCTCATGCGCCATGTGCAACAGCACGGCGCCGTCAAGACCGACCGCACCGGCACCGGTACCCGCTCGGTGTTCGGCTACCAGATGCGCTTCAACCTGCAAGACGGCTTTCCCTTGCTGACCACCAAGAAGCTGCACCTGCGCTCGATCATCCATGAACTGATCTGGTTTCTCAACGGCTCGACCAATATCCAGTACCTAAAAGACAATGACGTCAAAATATGGGATGAATGGGCCGACAGCGACGGCAACCTGGGCCCGATCTACGGTTATCAGTGGCGCTCCTGGCCAGCGCCGGGCGGCCAGCATATCGACCAGATCAAGCAAGTGGTCGAGCAGATCAAGAGCAACCCCGATTCGCGCCGCCTGATCGTTTCAGCCTGGAATGTCGCCGATATCCCCCAGATGAAACTGCCGCCCTGCCATGCCTTCTTCCAGTTCTACGTGGCCGACGGCAAGCTGTCTTGCCAGCTGTATCAGCGCAGCGCCGACATCTTCCTTGGCGTGCCCTTCAACATCGCCTCCTACGCCCTGCTGACCCACATGATGGCGCAGCAATGCGGGCTGGAAGTGGGAGACTTTATCTGGACCGGCGGCGATTGCCATCTGTACTCCAACCATGCCGAGCAGGTCGAGCTGCAGCTGTCGCGCACTCCGGGCCCGCTGCCGCGGCTGGAAATCAAGCGCCATCCGGCCTCGATTTTCGATTATCGTTTCGAGGATTTCGAAATCGTCGATTACCACCCGCAAGCGCACATCAAGGCGCCGGTCGCGGTGTAA
- a CDS encoding bactofilin family protein, which yields MLKSENSFFGGKRETPTPNSPFSASSNLTSGSTSIPKANNPVSTPASHSASSTNEVGSKLIVGPNIKLKGVEITDCDTLVVEGRVEATMNSRVIHIAEKGAFKGSAEIDLAEIYGEFDGDLTVREKLVIYSTGKVSGKIRYGKVVIEEGGQLTGEVQVGTSSSSSSSKPAAVTAVA from the coding sequence ATGCTTAAATCAGAGAATTCGTTTTTCGGCGGCAAGCGAGAAACACCGACACCAAACTCCCCGTTCAGCGCCAGCAGCAACCTGACTTCCGGCAGCACCTCCATTCCAAAGGCGAACAATCCTGTGAGCACTCCAGCCAGTCATTCCGCATCCAGCACCAATGAAGTCGGCAGCAAATTGATCGTCGGTCCGAACATCAAGCTCAAGGGCGTCGAAATCACCGATTGCGATACCTTGGTGGTTGAGGGCCGGGTTGAAGCGACCATGAATTCGCGCGTGATCCATATCGCAGAAAAAGGCGCATTCAAGGGTTCGGCTGAAATCGACCTGGCTGAAATCTACGGTGAATTCGACGGCGACCTGACCGTCCGTGAAAAACTGGTGATTTATTCGACCGGCAAGGTTTCCGGCAAAATCCGTTATGGCAAGGTTGTCATCGAAGAAGGCGGCCAGCTGACCGGTGAAGTGCAAGTCGGCACTTCGTCATCGTCGTCCAGCAGCAAGCCGGCTGCGGTTACCGCCGTAGCATAA
- the purU gene encoding formyltetrahydrofolate deformylase, translating into MSYPEYILTLSCLDQRGIVHRVSGFLADHGCNIIDSAQFGDAQSQLFFMRVHFSSEDVAVAEEGLRAEFAALADTMQMQWQLHDAYKKPRLMLMVSKIGHCLNDLLFRYKSGLLPVEISAIVSNHTDFYQLAASYNIPFHHLPLAAGASKEAKQAQEAKVLDIVEANNIDLVVLARYMQILSPAMCTALTGRAINIHHSFLPSFKGAKPYYQAHERGVKLIGATAHFVTGDLDEGPIIEQDVARVDHAMEPDTLTAIGRDVECVVLARAVKWFVEHRILLNGHKTVVFK; encoded by the coding sequence ATGAGCTATCCAGAATACATCCTCACCTTGTCCTGCCTCGACCAGCGCGGGATCGTCCATCGCGTTTCCGGTTTCCTGGCTGACCATGGCTGCAATATCATCGATTCGGCCCAGTTCGGCGACGCCCAGTCGCAGCTGTTTTTTATGCGTGTGCATTTTTCGTCCGAGGATGTAGCGGTTGCCGAAGAGGGGCTGAGGGCGGAATTCGCAGCACTGGCGGACACCATGCAAATGCAATGGCAACTGCATGATGCGTACAAGAAGCCGCGTCTGATGCTGATGGTGTCGAAAATCGGGCATTGCCTGAATGACTTGCTGTTCCGCTACAAGAGCGGTTTGCTGCCGGTGGAAATTTCAGCCATCGTTTCCAACCATACCGATTTCTACCAGCTGGCCGCCAGCTACAACATCCCCTTCCATCACCTGCCGTTGGCTGCAGGCGCTTCCAAGGAAGCCAAACAGGCGCAGGAAGCCAAGGTGCTGGACATCGTCGAAGCCAACAACATCGACCTGGTGGTGCTGGCGCGCTACATGCAGATCCTGTCGCCGGCCATGTGCACCGCGCTGACGGGACGCGCCATCAATATCCACCATTCCTTCCTGCCCAGTTTCAAGGGCGCCAAGCCTTACTACCAAGCACATGAACGCGGCGTCAAGCTGATCGGCGCCACCGCCCATTTCGTCACCGGCGACCTCGACGAGGGACCGATCATCGAGCAGGACGTGGCGCGCGTCGACCACGCGATGGAGCCGGACACCTTGACGGCAATCGGCCGCGACGTCGAATGCGTGGTGCTGGCACGGGCGGTGAAATGGTTTGTCGAGCACAGGATTCTGCTCAACGGGCACAAGACGGTAGTATTCAAGTAA